The Papaver somniferum cultivar HN1 chromosome 3, ASM357369v1, whole genome shotgun sequence genome includes a region encoding these proteins:
- the LOC113355175 gene encoding uncharacterized protein LOC113355175 isoform X2: MGKQPSIRSRAKTSPVEWWINWGSEVPELQRFAKRVLGLTVSASPCEINWSAFNNLHTKKRNRLDHEKLNELVSVSYNSKLRARYLDRTSGPGKGTDPLIVKDYETACAEWLAPFAKNDECLAGEDYETEEEDYAHITRQTKKNVSKGTRPVDYESSYSEDNETEKEDDDDTTTRKYEKTIPTNSVRRPTKTRGVDELYSSDSGDETLVSILQRRKYKAIEIEDFSDSCKDDVPLISLRKRREALRWDKLVVVVDWELQMKQ; the protein is encoded by the exons ATGGGTAAACAACCATCCATAAGGAGTAGAGCAAAAACATCACCAGTTGAGTGGTGGATAAACTGGGGATCAGAGGTGCCAGAACTTCAACGTTTTGCGAAAAGAGTACTTGGTCTGACAGTTTCCGCTTCTCCGTGCGAAATAAATTGGAGTGCATTCAATAAT TTGCATACAAAGAAAAGGAACAGACTAGACCATGAGAAGCTAAATGAGCTTGTTTCTGTGTCTTACAACTCGAAGCTTCGAGCTCGTTACTTGGATCGAACTAGCGGGCCAGGAAAAGGTACTGATCCACTTATTGTGAAAGATTATGAGACTGCATGTGCCGAATGGCTTGCTCCGTTTGCTAAAAATGATGAGTGTTTAGCTGGAGAGGATTACGAAACAGAGGAAGAGGATTATGCTCATATCACAAGGCAAACTAAGAAGAATGTAAGCAAGGGAACAAGACCTGTTGATTATGAGAGTTCTTATAGCGAGGATAATGAAAcagagaaagaagatgatgatgatacaaCCACAAGGAAGTATGAGAAGACAATTCCAACCAACAGCGTTAGAAGACCTACTAAGACGCGTGGAGTTGATGAACTTTACAGTTCTGATTCGGGTGATGAAACTTTAGTTTCAATTCTTCAAAGAAGGAAATATAAAGCAATCGAGATCGAAGATTTTTCGGATTCATGTAAAGATGATGTACCCCTAATCTCTTTACGAAAAAGAAGAGAAGCCTTGAGGTGGGACAAGCTAGTGGTGGTAGTGGATTGGGAATTGCAGATGAAGCAATAG
- the LOC113355175 gene encoding uncharacterized protein LOC113355175 isoform X1: MLFKDEDIQDKIINQLMFYRSATGLMGKQPSIRSRAKTSPVEWWINWGSEVPELQRFAKRVLGLTVSASPCEINWSAFNNLHTKKRNRLDHEKLNELVSVSYNSKLRARYLDRTSGPGKGTDPLIVKDYETACAEWLAPFAKNDECLAGEDYETEEEDYAHITRQTKKNVSKGTRPVDYESSYSEDNETEKEDDDDTTTRKYEKTIPTNSVRRPTKTRGVDELYSSDSGDETLVSILQRRKYKAIEIEDFSDSCKDDVPLISLRKRREALRWDKLVVVVDWELQMKQ; this comes from the exons ATGTTATTTAAAGACGAAgacattcaagataaaattatAAATCAACTAATGTTTTACCGGTCAGCAACAGGATTGATGGGTAAACAACCATCCATAAGGAGTAGAGCAAAAACATCACCAGTTGAGTGGTGGATAAACTGGGGATCAGAGGTGCCAGAACTTCAACGTTTTGCGAAAAGAGTACTTGGTCTGACAGTTTCCGCTTCTCCGTGCGAAATAAATTGGAGTGCATTCAATAAT TTGCATACAAAGAAAAGGAACAGACTAGACCATGAGAAGCTAAATGAGCTTGTTTCTGTGTCTTACAACTCGAAGCTTCGAGCTCGTTACTTGGATCGAACTAGCGGGCCAGGAAAAGGTACTGATCCACTTATTGTGAAAGATTATGAGACTGCATGTGCCGAATGGCTTGCTCCGTTTGCTAAAAATGATGAGTGTTTAGCTGGAGAGGATTACGAAACAGAGGAAGAGGATTATGCTCATATCACAAGGCAAACTAAGAAGAATGTAAGCAAGGGAACAAGACCTGTTGATTATGAGAGTTCTTATAGCGAGGATAATGAAAcagagaaagaagatgatgatgatacaaCCACAAGGAAGTATGAGAAGACAATTCCAACCAACAGCGTTAGAAGACCTACTAAGACGCGTGGAGTTGATGAACTTTACAGTTCTGATTCGGGTGATGAAACTTTAGTTTCAATTCTTCAAAGAAGGAAATATAAAGCAATCGAGATCGAAGATTTTTCGGATTCATGTAAAGATGATGTACCCCTAATCTCTTTACGAAAAAGAAGAGAAGCCTTGAGGTGGGACAAGCTAGTGGTGGTAGTGGATTGGGAATTGCAGATGAAGCAATAG
- the LOC113358934 gene encoding uncharacterized protein LOC113358934, producing MSTASAATSARVKLSKDPGWDYGQPLPGDKNAVKCDFCKIVTKGGINRHKQHLVGGFKNVSLCSKVPKQVQEIIRKYMQQQDKSKNEKQRLKGINMGVENINVFESGSNADFSRDYGEETSPPPTTLASSTGNSHLKPKVKGPIDTMFPPNPSFTKMLAAVGKFGPDFKGPTYHESIDGSAHAKTATLCHRMMLDVIEEVGRESVIQIITDNASNFKAAGGWIQEDLNIYWTRCAAHCVNLMCEDISEIQKFAEVVLKCKTVTRYIYNHVNVLSMMRKYTNDPDLTRPASTRFSTSCLSMQSIHKVKTGLKMMMVSEEWTESAWAKSSEGNNVLGY from the exons ATGTCCACTGCTTCTGCTGCAACAAGTGCTAGAGTCAAGCTATCAAAGGATCCAGGATGGGATTATGGACAACCGTTACCTGGTGATAAAAATGCAGTTAAATGTGATTTCTGTAAAATTGTTACTAAAGGTGGTATAAACAGACACAAACAACATCTTGTTGGTGGTTTTAAAAATGTTTCACTTTGTAGTAAAGTTCCGAAGCAAGTTCAGGAAATCATTAGGAAATATATGCAACAACAAGATAAAAGCAAGAATGAGAAACAAAGATTGAAAGGGATTAACATGGGTGTTGAGAACATTAATGTGTTTGAAAGTGGTAGCAATGCTGATTTCTCGAGAGATTATGGAGAGGAAACGAGTCCACCACCAACAACTCTGGCTTCTAGTACTGGTAATTCACATTTAAAACCCAAAGTTAAAGGTCCTATAGATACTATGTTTCCACCGAA TCCAAGCTTTACGAAGATGCTTGCTGCAGTTGGGAAATTTGGCCCAGATTTCAAGGGTCCAACTTATCATGAA TCAATTGATGGTTCTGCACATGCcaaaaccgctacactttgtcatCGGATGATGCTAGACGTGATTGAAGAAGTAGGAAGAGAAAGTGTTATACAA ATTATCACGGATAATGCATCAAATTTTAAGGCAGCTGGTGGGTGGATTCAAGAGGACTTGAACATTTACTGGACCCGTTGTGCAGCACATTGTGTGAATCTAATGTGTGAAGACATATCTGAGATTCAGAAATTTGCTGAGGTCGTTTTGAAATGTAAGACAGTGACTAGGTACATCTATAACCATGTTAACGTTCTGTCGATGATGAGAAAGTATACCAATGATCCTGATTTAACAAGACCAGCTTCAACTAGATTTTCTACCAGTTGTTTGTCTATGCAAAGCATACATAAAGTGAAGACTGGACTCAAGATGATGATGGTTTCGGAGGAATGGACAGAAAGTGCATGGGCGAAAAGTTCTGAAGGAAACAATGTGCTAGGATACTGA
- the LOC113358935 gene encoding EP1-like glycoprotein 2: MPFVWDVNRNDPVRENSTLTFGRDGNLVLADVDGRIVWQTNTANKGVTGISMQPNGNLVLRDKYGRFVWQSFHRPSDTLLAGQSLTLKGGEKLISRTAYPDSREGQHSIVVDKKGLIMYLNNSGNVLQYAGWEAKGLSSVTFNSVHEDPLTTTYFLTLGSAKQYAPIKGILLKKVNYNYLHSYLRIEFDGNLRLHTANTEPDHMSWGVAYEYFGNKVEECALYRKCGLTGFCDRSICGSCPRKGSLGCMIHL; the protein is encoded by the coding sequence ATGCCTTTTGTCTGGGATGTCAATCGCAACGACCCAGTTCGCGAAAATTCCACTCTCACTTTTGGCCGTGATGGTAACCTAGTCCTTGCTGATGTTGATGGTCGTATCGTTTGGCAAACTAACACGGCGAACAAAGGTGTTACTGGTATTTCCATGCAACCTAATGGGAATTTAGTACTTCGTGATAAATATGGGAGGTTTGTTTGGCAGAGTTTTCATCGTCCAAGTGATACACTTTTAGCAGGTCAATCACTTACTCTCAAAGGCGGTGAGAAACTTATTAGTCGCACAGCATATCCGGATAGTCGAGAGGGTCAGCATAGTATTGTGGTCGACAAAAAAGGTTTGATTATGTATTTGAACAATTCAGGTAATGTTCTTCAATATGCAGGTTGGGAAGCAAAAGGTCTTTCAAGTGTAACGTTCAATTCGGTTCATGAAGATCCTCTTACTACTACTTATTTCTTAACCCTTGGTTCTGCAAAGCAATACGCTCCTATTAAAGGAATTCTACTCAAGAAAGTGAATTACAACTATTTGCATTCATATCTTAGAATAGAGTTTGATGGAAACCTGAGACTTCATACAGCTAATACAGAACCTGATCACATGTCATGGGGTGTCGCTTACGAGTACTTTGGGAATAAAGTGGAAGAATGTGCATTATATAGAAAATGTGGTTTGACTGGGTTTTGTGACAGGAGCATATGTGGTTCTTGCCCTCGTAAGGGTTCTTTAGGGTGTATGATCCATCTCTGA
- the LOC113360868 gene encoding EP1-like glycoprotein 1 — protein sequence MARPVILHFLLLSIILLCSCVQIQSRVPANETFQILNQPDEYVGLNVEYWAEYRNIYESRLRAQAFGLYFYNTTRNAFILAMGSAWTSDQDIMVWVWDANRNNPVGDNATLTFGENGNFVLADVDGRIAWQTNTADKGVTGISLRSNGNLVLHDKYGRFVWQSFDYPTDTLLVGNSLKLNCKTNRLVSRTSDRDARDGPYSIVINNKGFIMYHNSSGALLQYGGWEAKGALSVKFDSIQQDHPIAATYILTFGFPNQKQANINCTSVPPSPQPGTDLDQAPAPAPEEPLPPVLPLQRRVILKKVYFGDWVRTDIPYNFQHSFIRLESDGNLKLYTLYLYPGNDFYWIKEAFFGTTVKECAY from the coding sequence ATGGCTCGTCCAGttattctccattttcttctgtTATCCATTATCCTCCTTTGTTCTTGTGTCCAAATTCAGTCAAGAGTTCCAGCAAATGAAACTTTCCAAATCTTAAACCAGCCAGATGAATATGTTGGTTTGAATGTTGAATACTGGGCGGAATACCGGAACATATATGAAAGCAGACTAAGAGCACAGGCGTTCGGATTATATTTCTATAACACTACCCGTAACGCATTTATTCTTGCCATGGGTTCTGCTTGGACTTCCGACCAGGACATCATGGTTTGGGTTTGGGATGCTAACCGAAACAACCCTGTTGGCGATAATGCTACACTCACATTCGGCGAAAATGGTAACTTCGTTCTGGCAGATGTGGATGGTCGTATAGCTTGGCAAACTAACACTGCTGACAAAGGTGTTACAGGCATATCCTTGCGATCTAATGGGAATTTAGTACTTCATGATAAATATGGGAGATTCGTCTGGCAGAGTTTCGATTATCCAACTGATACCCTCTTAGTAGGTAATTCACTTAAGCTCAACTGTAAAACTAATAGACTTGTTAGCCGTACGTCAGATAGAGATGCTCGTGATGGTCCTTACAGTATAGTGATTAACAATAAAGGATTCATAATGTATCACAACAGTTCAGGTGCACTTCTTCAGTATGGAGGGTGGGAAGCAAAGGGTGCTTTAAGTGTCAAATTTGATTCAATTCAACAAGATCATCCCATAGCTGCTACTTATATTTTAACTTTTGGCTTCCCAAACCAGAAACAAGCAAACATTAACTGTACCAGTGTTCCTCCATCCCCACAACCGGGGACAGATCTCGATCAAGCCCCAGCTCCGGCACCAGAGGAGCCTCTTCCTCCGGTTTTACCACTACAGCGAAGAGTTATCCTTAAGAAAGTTTATTTTGGAGATTGGGTCCGTACAGATATTCCATACAACTTTCAGCATTCATTTATCAGGCTAGAATCAGATGGCAATCTAAAACTCTACACCTTGTATTTGTATCCTGGTAATGACTTTTACTGGATTAAAGAAGCATTCTTCGGTACTACTGTGAAAGAGTGTGCATATTAG
- the LOC113358936 gene encoding EP1-like glycoprotein 2 yields MAPQHFLLLLIVLCSSTVLVQSTVPKDKTFNFINQGKFDDGTAEDNPYANGYRYVGLSSYPFRLYFYTIGLRRANKLVLGISGGDPSGKIMAWVWMANRNDPVGENSTLTFGSNGNLALTNFDGRIVWQTNTANKGVTGISMQRNGNLVLYDRNGRFVWQSFNYPSDGILAGQSLEHSRTKKLVSRANFWESRDGEESIVIGKKGFIMYLNKSGNPLYGYAGWEADGLHSVTFDSVQQYEPAIVTYFVTLGFANVKQAANTTSTPSQPPPVVDQATRYKRRLPGPPPAPETPTPEFKVALPQLRPLQRRIILARVYFGDTIHMGVKADLKYSFLRLDPGGNLRIYTLFAYPNNHT; encoded by the coding sequence ATGGCTCCTCAGCATTTCCTTCTATTACTCATTGTCCTTTGTTCTAGTACTGTTCTAGTTCAATCCACTGTTCCTAAAGATAAAACTTTCAACTTCATAAACCAAGGTAAATTTGATGATGGTACTGCCGAAGATAATCCGTATGCAAATGGTTACCGCTATGTAGGCCTATCTTCATACCCCTTCAGACTATATTTCTATACCATTGGTTTACGGCGTGCTAATAAGCTTGTTCTTGGCATAAGCGGCGGCGATCCCTCTGGAAAAATTATGGCGTGGGTTTGGATGGCTAATCGAAACGACCCTGTTGGTGAAAACTCTACTCTCACTTTTGGAAGTAATGGTAATTTAGCGCTCACCAATTTTGATGGTCGTATAGTTTGGCAAACTAATACAGCCAACAAAGGCGTTACCGGCATTTCCATGCAACGTAATGGGAATTTAGTACTTTATGATCGGAACGGGAGATTTGTCTGGCAGAGTTTTAATTATCCAAGTGATGGCATTTTAGCAGGTCAATCACTCGAGCACAGCCGTACCAAGAAACTCGTTAGTCGCGCAAACTTTTGGGAGAGCCGGGATGGGGAGGAGAGTATTGTGATTGGCAAAAAGGGATTCATAATGTATCTTAATAAATCTGGCAATCCTCTTTACGGGTATGCCGGTTGGGAAGCTGACGGTCTTCATAGTGTAACATTTGATTCGGTTCAACAATATGAACCTGCTATTGTTACTTATTTTGTAACCTTAGGTTTTGCGAACGTAAAACAAGCTGCAAACACAACCTCTACACCTTCCCAACCACCACCAGTTGTGGATCAGGctacaagatataaaagaaggttGCCAGGTCCTCCTCCTGCACCGGAGACTCCAACTCCAGAGTTCAAGGTGGCTCTTCCTCAGCTTCGACCACTGCAGCGAAGAATCATACTTGCCAGAGTTTATTTTGGAGACACTATACATATGGGAGTGAAAGCCGATCTTAAATATTCCTTTCTAAGGTTAGATCCAGGTGGAAACCTAAGGATTTACACCTTGTTTGCCTATCCAAACAATCATACGTAG
- the LOC113360869 gene encoding EP1-like glycoprotein 2 encodes MAPLVPQHFLLLFIIFICSSVLSVQSTVPKNKTFRFVNQGAFGGFKVEYSANYRTVKTVYKNPFGLYFYNSTPNAYSLAIGAGPPNAKSMMRWVWDASRNDPVHEKATLTFSSNGNLVLADFDGRVVWQTNTANKGVSGISMQPNGNLVLHDKNGKFVWQSFDHPSDTLLKGQSLKLNGGKKLVSRAAIKDSRDGLYSVQMDQKGFIMYINDSDFLLLYAGWEAPGLSSVKFDSVHGNPLTTSHVLKLGFAEPSTPSRKVVVLKKINYNYAHSFLRLESDGKLRVYAYSTQLGWSRSYAFFGDAVQECTLESKCGSTAFCDPDVCASCPSMVELGCMFTP; translated from the coding sequence ATGGCTCCTCTGGTTCCTCAACATTTCCTTCTGCTGTTCATAATCTTCATCTGCTCTAGTGTTTTATCAGTTCAATCTACAGTTCCGAAAAATAAAACTTTCAGATTCGTAAACCAAGGTGCATTTGGAGGATTTAAAGTCGAGTACTCGGCGAATTACCGTACCGTTAAGACCGTTTATAAAAACCCATTCGGACTGTATTTCTACAACTCTACTCCTAATGCGTATAGTCTTGCCATAGGTGCCGGTCCTCCTAACGCCAAATCGATGATGCGTTGGGTTTGGGATGCTAGCCGTAACGATCCTGTTCATGAAAAGGCTACTCTCACTTTCAGCAGCAACGGTAATTTGGTACTTGCGGATTTCGATGGTCGTGTAGTTTGGCAAACTAACACAGCCAACAAAGGCGTTTCAGGTATTTCTATGCAGCCTAATGGGAATTTAGTACTTCATGATAAAAATGGGAAGTTTGTTTGGCAGAGTTTCGATCATCCTAGTGATACCCTTTTGAAAGGTCAGTCACTTAAGCTCAACGGCGGCAAGAAACTTGTTAGTCGCGCAGCGATAAAGGATAGCCGTGATGGTCTTTACAGTGTTCAGATGGACCAAAAAGGGTTCATAATGTATATAAACGATTCAGATTTCTTACTTCTATATGCCGGTTGGGAAGCACCGGGGCTTTCAAGTGTAAAATTCGATTCCGTTCATGGAAATCCGCTTACGACTAGTCATGTTCTAAAGCTGGGTTTTGCAGAGCCTTCCACTCCCTCGAGAAAAGTCGTAGTACTTAAGAAAATCAATTACAATTATGCGCATTCATTTCTCCGGTTAGAATCCGACGGGAAGCTAAGAGTTTATGCTTACTCTACACAGCTGGGATGGAGTAGGAGTTATGCGTTTTTCGGAGATGCTGTGCAAGAATGCACGTTGGAATCAAAATGTGGCTCAACTGCATTTTGTGACCCGGATGTATGTGCCTCTTGCCCTTCTATGGTTGAGTTAGGTTGTATGTTCACTCCATGA
- the LOC113358937 gene encoding EP1-like glycoprotein 2, whose amino-acid sequence MPPAIPQHLLLLLIVLCSSVLLVQSVVPEHKTFQFINQGEWSYVSDNNRVIPVPSSYPFGLYFYITGNDYNKLVLGITGGHALPGDVVVWVWSANRNDPVGQHSTLTFGSDGNLVVADSDGRIAWQTNTANKGVTGISMQPNGNLVLHDKDGRFIWQSFNYPSDGLLVGQSLMHSRCKKLVSRISETDSRDGPYSLVIGKNGFIMYQNKSGTLVRYAGWEANGLHNVKYDSVQQDEPTTATYFLTLGFANKKQAENTSSTPSQPPFIDMTNRDGLHPPSPESEAPSPAPVKMALPHLRPLQRRVILAKVYFGDLMDTHWKIRANISYSFLRLEPDGNLKVHNFYTWSNFSSYWYDSYAFFGNTVGECALGSKCGASGSCNMETCSACPPNGAVGCMINT is encoded by the coding sequence ATGCCTCCTGCAATTCCTCAGCATCTCCTTCTATTACTCATTGTCCTTTGTTCTAGTGTCCTACTAGTTCAATCTGTCGTTCCTGAACACAAAACTTTCCAGTTCATTAACCAAGGTGAATGGTCTTATGTGTCTGATAACAATCGTGTTATCCCTGTACCTTCTTCGTACCCATTCGGTCTATATTTCTATATCACCGGAAACGATTATAATAAACTTGTTCTTGGCATCACTGGTGGACATGCTCTTCCTGGAGACGTAGTGGTTTGGGTTTGGAGTGCTAACCGAAACGACCCTGTCGGTCAACATTCTACTCTCACTTTCGGCAGTGATGGTAATCTAGTCGTTGCAGATTCCGACGGTCGTATAGCGTGGCAAACTAATACAGCCAACAAAGGTGTCACCGGTATCTCCATGCAACCAAATGGGAATTTAGTACTTCATGATAAAGACGGGAGATTTATCTGGCAGAGCTTCAACTATCCAAGTGATGGACTCTTAGTAGGTCAATCACTTATGCACAGCCGCTGTAAGAAACTTGTTAGCCGTATATCAGAAACGGATAGTCGTGATGGTCCTTACAGTTTAGTGATTGGCAAAAATGGATTCATAATGTATCAAAACAAATCTGGTACACTTGTTCGGTATGCAGGTTGGGAAGCAAACGGTCTTCATAACGTAAAATATGATTCAGTTCAACAGGACGAGCCAACTACTGCCACTTATTTTCTAACTTTAGGTTTCGCAAACAAAAAACAAGCAGAAAACACTAGCTCTACACCTTCTCAGCCACCATTTATTGATATGACTAACAGAGATGGCCTCCACCCTCCTTCGCCAGAATCGGAGGCTCCTTCCCCGGCACCTGTAAAGATGGCTCTCCCTCATCTAAGACCACTACAGCGAAGAGTCATACTTGCGAAAGTGTATTTTGGTGACCTTATGGATACACACTGGAAAATCAGAGCCAACATTAGTTACTCATTTCTTAGGCTAGAACCAGATGGAAACCTAAAAGTTCATAACTTCTATACGTGGTCTAATTTTTCTTCATACTGGTATGATAGTTATGCATTTTTCGGAAACACTGTGGGAGAATGTGCATTAGGATCAAAATGTGGTGCATCTGGGTCTTGTAATATGGAGACGTGTAGCGCTTGCCCTCCTAACGGTGCTGTAGGTTGTATGATCAACACTTAA